The Brevibacillus brevis genome contains a region encoding:
- a CDS encoding M81 family metallopeptidase: MKVIIGGIAHETNTFSNVPTTLEMFQSYEWDYHETIVNRNRGVRNFPGGMVDRAEELGIELLPTFFTFTYPAGTILREAYDRIKKELLDTIAATEGADAICLGLHGAGVVEGMDDLEGDLLASVRQLVGYDIPLIVTLDLHANMTQKMVDEADALLGVHLYPHVDCYERGIEAIDLAHKMVTEGIKPTMHLTRLPLLIPTSATHHSPAREINEACWAWEKEEGVIDCAFFHGFPYTDIPQLGVSVLSVTNNDQELAKKVSEDVASLIWEKRDEFELNMPAPAEGIALALETEGMPIVINETSDNPGGGTPGDGTHLLRAMLEANLTNACFGFIYDPEVVQIAHQAGVGSTIQLSLGGKTDYLHGEPLEVTAYVKALTDGKFIATTPMGQGGHENFGKSVRLQIDGVDVLVCSVKSQVLDEQIFLLHGIDVTKYKIVALKSSTHFRAAFEPISARVITVDSPGLTTLNFRFFKYERAIRPIYPLDPATEWNRHQLTRK; the protein is encoded by the coding sequence ATGAAGGTGATTATTGGTGGGATTGCGCATGAAACGAATACGTTTTCCAATGTGCCCACGACGCTTGAGATGTTTCAAAGCTACGAGTGGGATTATCATGAAACGATTGTGAATCGCAATCGGGGCGTTCGCAACTTTCCGGGAGGGATGGTGGATCGCGCCGAAGAGCTGGGCATCGAGCTACTGCCGACCTTTTTCACCTTTACGTATCCAGCGGGGACGATTTTGCGAGAAGCGTATGACCGTATTAAAAAAGAGCTTCTTGACACGATTGCCGCGACGGAAGGTGCAGACGCCATTTGTCTGGGACTGCACGGAGCGGGGGTCGTAGAAGGAATGGATGACCTGGAGGGCGACCTTTTGGCATCAGTGCGTCAGTTGGTCGGTTATGACATTCCCTTAATTGTTACGCTCGACCTCCATGCAAACATGACACAAAAAATGGTGGATGAGGCCGATGCGCTCCTGGGTGTTCACCTCTACCCGCATGTGGATTGCTATGAACGCGGAATCGAAGCGATCGATCTGGCACACAAGATGGTTACGGAAGGAATTAAGCCGACCATGCATTTGACCCGACTGCCACTATTGATTCCAACTTCAGCTACTCATCATTCCCCGGCACGCGAAATAAACGAAGCCTGCTGGGCGTGGGAAAAGGAAGAAGGCGTCATCGACTGTGCATTCTTCCACGGATTTCCGTATACGGACATTCCTCAGCTGGGCGTCTCCGTATTGAGCGTTACGAATAACGATCAGGAGCTCGCCAAAAAAGTGAGCGAGGATGTCGCCAGTCTGATTTGGGAAAAGCGGGATGAATTCGAGCTGAACATGCCCGCTCCTGCCGAGGGAATTGCGTTGGCACTGGAAACGGAAGGCATGCCCATCGTAATCAATGAGACCTCAGATAATCCAGGCGGAGGCACACCCGGAGACGGAACACATTTGCTGCGGGCGATGCTGGAAGCCAATCTGACAAATGCATGCTTTGGCTTTATTTACGATCCCGAAGTGGTCCAGATTGCCCATCAGGCTGGGGTAGGGAGTACCATTCAACTATCTCTTGGTGGAAAGACAGACTACTTGCATGGAGAACCACTTGAAGTAACAGCCTACGTCAAAGCTTTGACAGATGGAAAATTCATTGCGACGACGCCGATGGGGCAAGGGGGTCATGAGAATTTTGGCAAATCCGTTCGCTTGCAAATTGACGGGGTTGACGTCCTGGTTTGCTCCGTGAAATCGCAAGTGCTGGATGAGCAAATTTTTCTGTTGCACGGAATTGACGTGACCAAATACAAGATCGTGGCCTTGAAATCAAGCACACATTTCCGGGCAGCATTCGAACCAATCAGCGCACGCGTCATTACTGTTGATTCGCCGGGATTAACGACGCTCAACTTCCGCTTCTTCAAATACGAGCGCGCCATTCGTCCGATTTATCCGTTAGACCCAGCCACAGAGTGGAACCGACATCAATTGACAAGGAAGTAG
- a CDS encoding ABC transporter ATP-binding protein, with translation MKEVLLEVNDLRLQFKTDKGELPALQGISFQLKKGETVALVGESGCGKSVTSLAIMGLLSRANAQMEGSIRFRDTLLNQLSSSELRNIRGKDIAMIFQEPMTSLNPVHTIGRQLEEVYQLHTDLSKKERQAKAIEMLKKVGVPRAEDIMREYPHQLSGGMKQRVMIAMAMACNPDLLIADEPTTALDVTIQAQILELMNDLKENDHTSLLLITHDLGVVAEMADRVLVMYYGEIVEEADVASLFSHPKHPYTIGLLRCIPDLDEEEKLRLDPIEGSVPLLGEVTQGCAFRFRCSQAEERCHQEKPPLTATGTGTGTQAVRCWLYENKEMAV, from the coding sequence ATGAAAGAGGTACTCTTGGAAGTAAATGATTTACGCTTGCAGTTTAAGACGGATAAGGGCGAGCTGCCAGCGCTGCAAGGCATTTCTTTTCAACTGAAGAAAGGCGAGACGGTAGCGTTGGTAGGCGAGTCTGGCTGTGGAAAAAGCGTGACGTCCTTGGCGATCATGGGACTCTTGTCCCGGGCGAATGCGCAGATGGAGGGAAGCATTCGGTTTCGTGATACCTTACTGAACCAATTGAGTAGCAGTGAACTTCGCAACATTCGCGGAAAAGATATCGCGATGATTTTTCAGGAACCGATGACGTCACTCAATCCGGTTCACACGATTGGCCGACAGTTAGAGGAAGTGTACCAGCTCCATACCGATTTATCGAAAAAAGAACGCCAAGCAAAAGCGATTGAGATGCTCAAAAAAGTGGGTGTGCCGAGGGCAGAAGACATCATGCGGGAATATCCCCATCAGCTATCAGGTGGAATGAAGCAGCGTGTCATGATTGCTATGGCGATGGCTTGCAACCCGGATTTACTGATCGCGGACGAGCCGACGACCGCACTGGATGTGACCATTCAAGCGCAAATTTTGGAACTGATGAACGATCTGAAGGAGAACGATCATACCTCCTTGCTGCTCATTACGCATGACTTGGGAGTCGTGGCTGAAATGGCTGATCGTGTACTTGTCATGTACTACGGGGAGATCGTCGAGGAAGCTGACGTTGCCAGTTTGTTTTCGCATCCGAAACATCCGTATACGATTGGGCTTTTACGCTGCATCCCCGATCTGGATGAGGAGGAGAAGCTGCGCCTCGATCCGATTGAAGGCAGTGTCCCGCTATTGGGTGAAGTGACACAGGGGTGTGCATTTCGCTTCCGCTGCTCGCAGGCCGAGGAGCGATGTCACCAAGAAAAACCGCCGCTGACGGCAACGGGCACAGGCACAGGCACACAGGCCGTTCGATGCTGGCTGTACGAGAACAAGGAGATGGCGGTATGA
- a CDS encoding MurR/RpiR family transcriptional regulator, whose amino-acid sequence MIMESVQERIRKHYPELTNQQKLAAKYILAEPKTVALQPAKIVGALSGTSETTIIRLSYALAYSGYSELQNEIRSSLLEKVPKADAIHSFRTAAVEMKGKQDLISYNMEQDVAYIRQTLGELQKDQLLQAVSSIMAAKHILVVGFRSSYAPAHWLAFTLNVVRGNAHLYNGPVDDVNYLLTQINQEWLVIALSFPRYTSETILFAKAAKERGATIIGITDDELSPIGPVADQILKVSAPAPTALKGMTAIFSMLNILISGVVQADGEQVQQRLKEYEETSRQIYPFVEGTEV is encoded by the coding sequence ATGATCATGGAATCCGTACAGGAGCGCATTCGCAAGCATTATCCGGAATTGACCAATCAACAAAAACTCGCAGCCAAATACATTCTCGCCGAACCGAAGACCGTTGCCTTGCAACCAGCCAAGATTGTTGGGGCATTGAGCGGCACAAGCGAAACGACGATCATCCGACTATCCTACGCTCTCGCCTACTCCGGGTACAGCGAATTGCAAAATGAGATTCGCAGCTCCTTATTGGAAAAAGTCCCAAAAGCTGATGCCATCCACAGTTTTCGAACAGCAGCTGTGGAGATGAAGGGGAAGCAAGACCTGATTTCTTATAACATGGAGCAAGATGTTGCGTATATTCGGCAAACATTAGGGGAACTGCAAAAGGACCAACTTTTGCAAGCGGTTTCAAGTATTATGGCAGCCAAACACATTCTCGTTGTAGGGTTTCGCAGCTCCTATGCTCCGGCCCATTGGCTCGCCTTTACACTGAATGTCGTCAGAGGAAACGCGCATCTGTACAATGGGCCAGTTGATGACGTCAATTATCTGTTGACCCAGATCAATCAGGAGTGGCTCGTGATCGCACTCTCCTTCCCCCGCTATACGAGTGAAACGATCCTGTTTGCAAAAGCAGCCAAAGAGAGAGGAGCCACAATCATCGGGATTACAGACGATGAGCTATCTCCGATTGGGCCGGTAGCCGACCAAATTTTGAAAGTCAGCGCACCTGCTCCTACTGCCTTAAAAGGAATGACGGCGATCTTTTCCATGCTGAATATTTTGATCAGTGGTGTGGTTCAGGCTGATGGCGAACAGGTACAACAAAGACTGAAAGAATACGAAGAGACGAGTCGACAAATATACCCGTTTGTGGAAGGGACCGAAGTGTAA
- the codY gene encoding GTP-sensing pleiotropic transcriptional regulator CodY: protein MNLLEKTRKINVMLQKTMGGSGVAFQDLARLLSEVISANVYIITADGSILGSGMNQEISLQEEGRSSTQLQEGVHQKLLEVTQTLANEPITSPYSLVPKEMNSLFPQMMTTIVPINAGGSRLGTLVLLRAYGQFETEDLILGEIGATVIGMKIVRQRTEQIENEVRDKTFAKIALSSLSYSEQIAIEKIMEQLDAREGLLVASQLADQAGLTRSVIVNALRKLASAGVLESRSLGMKGTYIKVLNDKFPSELAKWKTS from the coding sequence ATGAATTTGTTAGAAAAAACGAGAAAAATTAATGTGATGCTTCAAAAAACAATGGGTGGAAGCGGAGTAGCCTTCCAAGATCTTGCAAGGCTTTTATCTGAAGTGATTTCTGCAAATGTTTATATCATTACCGCAGATGGCTCGATCCTGGGAAGTGGAATGAATCAGGAGATTTCCTTGCAAGAAGAAGGTCGTTCATCCACGCAGCTGCAGGAAGGGGTACATCAGAAGCTGCTGGAAGTTACACAAACTTTGGCGAACGAGCCGATTACCAGTCCATACAGCCTGGTTCCAAAAGAGATGAATTCGCTCTTCCCGCAAATGATGACGACGATTGTTCCCATCAATGCAGGGGGAAGCCGCCTTGGCACACTTGTCCTGCTGCGGGCTTACGGTCAGTTTGAAACAGAGGATCTGATTTTGGGCGAGATCGGTGCGACTGTGATCGGAATGAAAATCGTTCGTCAGCGCACAGAACAGATTGAAAATGAAGTGCGCGACAAAACATTTGCCAAAATCGCACTCTCTTCGTTGTCCTACAGTGAACAGATCGCGATTGAAAAAATTATGGAGCAATTGGATGCACGCGAGGGTTTGCTAGTAGCTAGTCAGCTGGCAGATCAAGCAGGTCTGACACGTTCTGTCATCGTGAACGCTCTTCGCAAGCTGGCAAGCGCGGGTGTGCTGGAATCCCGTTCGTTAGGGATGAAGGGTACATATATCAAAGTGCTGAATGACAAGTTCCCATCTGAATTGGCAAAATGGAAAACCTCATAA
- a CDS encoding ABC transporter ATP-binding protein, with the protein MSDILLSVNDLKTYFPISKGLFRNSDEMIKAVDGVSFQLRKGETLGLVGESGCGKSTTGRSIMRLIEPTGGTIEFEGQNISNMSAARFRPLRKRMQIVFQDPYASLNPRMTVQGALEEALGVKAPQLSAKERRDQVKELLQMVGLNTQYATRFPHEFSGGQRQRIGIARALAVEPSLIVADEPVSALDVSIQAQIVNLLQDLQQRLGLSYLFISHDLGVVRHISDRIAVMYLGRIVEIASKKDLFTRPLHPYTEALMSAVPKANPFRKKERIVLSGDVPSPANVPVGCAFHTRCSYATDICRTVRPAATQASPQHYVACHLYGTEGMKYIENRTN; encoded by the coding sequence ATGAGCGATATCTTGTTATCGGTAAACGATTTAAAGACGTATTTTCCGATTAGCAAAGGACTGTTTCGCAATAGCGACGAAATGATTAAGGCAGTGGATGGGGTTTCTTTCCAGTTGCGAAAAGGCGAAACGCTTGGGTTAGTAGGAGAGAGCGGTTGTGGCAAGTCAACGACTGGTCGCAGCATCATGCGACTTATTGAGCCGACAGGTGGAACGATTGAATTTGAGGGACAAAACATTTCGAATATGTCGGCAGCACGTTTTCGGCCACTCCGCAAACGAATGCAAATCGTATTTCAGGACCCGTATGCGTCGTTAAATCCGCGGATGACCGTGCAAGGGGCTTTGGAGGAAGCGTTAGGCGTCAAAGCCCCGCAGCTGTCTGCGAAAGAAAGGCGCGATCAAGTAAAGGAACTGCTTCAGATGGTCGGACTGAATACTCAATACGCTACTCGCTTTCCCCATGAGTTTAGCGGGGGACAGCGGCAGCGGATCGGGATCGCTCGTGCACTGGCGGTGGAACCTTCCTTGATCGTAGCAGATGAGCCGGTTTCAGCACTAGACGTCTCCATTCAGGCGCAGATCGTGAATCTTTTGCAGGATTTGCAGCAACGTCTAGGCTTGAGCTATCTGTTTATTTCGCACGATCTAGGTGTCGTTCGCCACATCAGCGACCGAATTGCGGTGATGTATCTCGGAAGAATCGTCGAAATCGCCAGCAAAAAAGATTTGTTTACGCGCCCGTTGCATCCGTACACCGAAGCGCTCATGTCAGCGGTACCCAAAGCCAATCCGTTTCGGAAGAAGGAGCGCATTGTTCTTTCCGGGGATGTTCCCTCGCCAGCAAATGTTCCAGTTGGGTGTGCGTTTCATACCAGATGCTCGTATGCTACGGACATTTGCCGCACAGTGCGTCCTGCCGCTACACAAGCTTCGCCACAGCATTATGTCGCTTGTCATTTATATGGAACAGAAGGGATGAAGTACATTGAAAATCGAACGAATTGA
- a CDS encoding ABC transporter substrate-binding protein produces the protein MKIHKWKQGALRVFVATALIAGCSSQPSNQAGNDTSAKGNTLVIASLTDPDSLDMHKTSWLSMENSLIYEPLLTRDATGKLHPGLAEKYEISQDGKIWTFTLRKDVRYHSGDPMTAASVKDSFERLLAISPVKGLTGPIEKVEATDEHTLKVHFSQPFAPFVNVIVGGLVSPLDAKKAKELGDGFSDNPSATGPIIFDKRERGASLTYKKNPDYNWGPEYAANKGPLQMDSIMFRLMKDDDTRLMEFKKGTVHVLYDAPPNSVAELETLPGVKIEKVMDIGNKYIAFNNKHPLFSDVRLRKAVALSVDRDPIVQVALNGFGKPVYGPLAPTIYGYSEAIESKAKQLYSRDLGKAKQLLAEAGWTDSNGDGIVDKDGKPLSVEMLVSQEPAFQRAVQILQSQLKEAGIDMKISVQEMMTIKDRISKKSYDMALMYYGWFDADILYLIFEKSNSTSRTQYNSPELDVLLNKGRLEMNEQARLKVYEDAQEILLKDLPWVPLWVSETVIATRGVKGFTVNPYTQGVTLHDVTLEK, from the coding sequence ATGAAAATTCACAAGTGGAAGCAAGGGGCCTTGCGTGTATTTGTGGCAACGGCGTTGATTGCAGGCTGTTCCTCACAACCGAGCAATCAAGCGGGAAATGACACGTCGGCCAAAGGTAACACATTAGTCATCGCTTCCTTGACGGACCCAGACTCGCTTGATATGCACAAAACGAGCTGGCTGAGCATGGAAAACAGTTTAATATACGAGCCTCTGTTGACCCGCGATGCAACAGGCAAACTCCATCCGGGTTTGGCAGAGAAGTACGAGATCTCCCAGGACGGCAAGATTTGGACATTTACCCTCCGCAAAGATGTCCGCTATCACTCTGGCGATCCAATGACGGCAGCATCCGTAAAAGATTCCTTTGAACGTTTGCTTGCCATTTCGCCTGTGAAGGGGCTTACAGGTCCGATTGAAAAGGTGGAAGCAACAGACGAGCACACGCTCAAGGTGCATTTTAGCCAACCGTTTGCCCCTTTTGTGAACGTCATTGTCGGTGGATTAGTCTCGCCTCTTGACGCTAAAAAGGCAAAAGAATTAGGGGATGGCTTCTCAGATAACCCGTCTGCAACGGGGCCGATCATCTTTGACAAACGCGAGCGGGGTGCCTCACTCACCTACAAGAAAAATCCTGATTATAACTGGGGACCGGAGTACGCTGCCAACAAAGGTCCTCTGCAGATGGACAGCATTATGTTCCGGCTTATGAAAGACGACGATACGCGACTGATGGAATTCAAAAAAGGTACGGTCCATGTGTTGTATGATGCGCCGCCGAACTCGGTTGCGGAGCTTGAGACACTGCCCGGAGTCAAGATAGAGAAAGTGATGGACATTGGAAACAAATACATCGCTTTTAACAATAAGCACCCGTTGTTTTCAGATGTCCGTCTGCGAAAAGCAGTAGCCCTCTCCGTAGATCGCGATCCAATAGTTCAGGTAGCGTTGAACGGCTTCGGCAAGCCGGTCTATGGTCCATTGGCACCCACGATTTATGGCTACAGTGAAGCGATTGAAAGCAAGGCGAAGCAGTTGTATTCGAGAGATTTAGGCAAAGCCAAGCAGTTGCTGGCGGAAGCGGGCTGGACGGACAGTAATGGGGATGGCATCGTAGATAAGGACGGAAAACCGTTGTCTGTAGAAATGCTTGTCTCTCAAGAGCCAGCGTTTCAGCGTGCGGTGCAGATTTTGCAGAGCCAGCTAAAAGAAGCAGGTATTGATATGAAAATCAGCGTGCAAGAAATGATGACGATCAAAGATCGCATTTCGAAAAAGTCGTATGACATGGCTTTGATGTACTACGGCTGGTTTGATGCTGATATCTTGTACCTCATCTTTGAAAAGAGCAATTCAACAAGTCGTACTCAATACAACAGCCCTGAGTTGGATGTTTTACTGAACAAAGGACGTTTGGAAATGAATGAGCAGGCGCGTCTCAAGGTTTACGAAGATGCACAGGAGATATTGCTAAAAGATTTGCCGTGGGTCCCTTTGTGGGTAAGCGAGACGGTAATCGCCACACGCGGCGTCAAAGGCTTTACGGTCAATCCGTACACGCAAGGCGTTACCTTGCATGATGTCACGCTCGAAAAATAG
- a CDS encoding ABC transporter permease, which translates to MVNSNRPESYWGGMGKRLKRNKTAMAGVVILIVFTLGSLLAPVIAPHPVEQMNFNSRLSAPSLTHLLGTDDFGRDIFSRLLHGGRISLLMGLITVVLSTLIGVTLGIIAGYYRRVDLFIMQGMDILMSLPALLLAIAVIAVLGPGLTNAMIAVVIAVIPSYVRVVRSAVLSIREKEYIEAVRALGIRDWQILLKHVLPNILSPIIVLSTIQFGVSILAAAALSFLGLGAQPPMPEWGAMVFVGKAFLSQAWWMSIFPGLAIMLVVLGFNLLGDGLRDAFDPKTR; encoded by the coding sequence ATGGTGAACAGTAATCGTCCGGAGTCGTATTGGGGAGGGATGGGCAAACGGCTGAAACGCAATAAGACAGCAATGGCGGGTGTGGTCATCCTGATCGTCTTTACACTGGGATCGCTTCTTGCTCCAGTCATTGCCCCTCATCCTGTCGAACAAATGAATTTTAACAGCCGATTAAGCGCTCCGAGTCTGACTCATCTTCTCGGAACGGATGATTTTGGCAGAGATATTTTTTCCCGTTTGTTGCACGGGGGGCGAATTTCCTTGCTGATGGGCTTGATAACGGTTGTGCTTTCTACCTTGATAGGTGTAACGCTCGGTATTATCGCTGGTTATTATCGGCGCGTGGATCTGTTTATCATGCAGGGCATGGATATTCTCATGTCACTTCCTGCACTGCTTCTGGCGATCGCTGTCATTGCGGTCTTGGGTCCAGGTTTAACGAATGCCATGATCGCGGTAGTCATTGCCGTTATTCCGTCCTATGTGCGGGTCGTTCGCTCTGCGGTCTTATCCATAAGGGAAAAAGAGTACATTGAGGCTGTTCGCGCTCTCGGGATCAGAGACTGGCAGATTTTGCTGAAGCATGTTTTACCCAATATTCTCTCCCCGATCATCGTGCTTTCCACCATTCAATTCGGTGTGAGTATTTTGGCGGCGGCTGCCTTGAGCTTTCTCGGACTGGGTGCGCAACCGCCGATGCCAGAGTGGGGAGCCATGGTTTTTGTCGGCAAGGCATTCTTGAGTCAGGCCTGGTGGATGTCCATTTTTCCTGGATTGGCCATCATGCTGGTTGTCCTTGGCTTCAATCTGTTAGGTGACGGATTACGGGATGCATTTGACCCGAAAACGAGGTAA
- the menC gene encoding o-succinylbenzoate synthase, whose translation MKIERIELQQLHMPLRFRFETSFGHTTIKELILVSVYGEGEVGHAESVAMSAPYYSEETTETVWHMMERFMIPKLFASEIETPEDVDRLFAPIRRNNMAKAALEGAIWDLYSKQKGISLAKALGGEKSVIDVGISIGIEPTVDQVLAKVERHLGEGYKKIKVKIKPGFDVEVIRAIRERFGEGVPLMADANSAYTMEHLDVMKELDQYGLMMIEQPLAHDDIIDHAKLQRELSTPICLDESIHNVDDARKAIELGSCGIINIKVGRVGGLTESKRIHDLCQAHDIPVWCGGMIESGVGRAHNIAITALPNFTIPGDTAASSRYWEEDIVENGVELMAPGQLAVPDSPGIGYTLNQKAIGNYVIRTANFRP comes from the coding sequence TTGAAAATCGAACGAATTGAATTGCAGCAACTGCACATGCCACTTCGTTTCCGTTTCGAAACGAGTTTTGGACATACGACCATCAAGGAGCTCATTTTGGTCAGTGTGTATGGAGAGGGAGAGGTAGGGCACGCGGAAAGTGTGGCGATGTCGGCTCCTTATTATAGTGAAGAAACGACAGAGACTGTATGGCACATGATGGAACGGTTTATGATTCCGAAGCTGTTCGCAAGTGAGATCGAGACACCAGAGGATGTGGATCGGCTGTTTGCCCCGATTCGCCGCAATAACATGGCGAAGGCTGCTTTAGAAGGAGCGATCTGGGATCTCTACAGCAAGCAAAAAGGAATCTCTCTCGCCAAAGCATTAGGTGGTGAGAAATCTGTCATCGACGTCGGAATCAGTATCGGTATTGAACCGACTGTCGATCAGGTTTTGGCAAAAGTAGAGCGCCATCTCGGTGAGGGCTACAAGAAGATCAAGGTAAAGATCAAGCCTGGCTTTGACGTAGAGGTGATTCGAGCAATCCGCGAACGCTTTGGCGAGGGTGTCCCGTTGATGGCAGATGCGAACTCCGCTTACACAATGGAGCATTTGGATGTGATGAAGGAGCTGGATCAATATGGGCTAATGATGATCGAACAGCCACTCGCCCATGACGACATTATTGATCATGCCAAGCTGCAAAGGGAGCTGTCCACTCCAATCTGTCTCGATGAAAGTATTCACAATGTAGATGATGCCAGAAAAGCGATAGAGTTAGGCAGCTGCGGCATTATTAATATCAAAGTGGGGAGGGTCGGAGGACTAACAGAGTCCAAACGCATTCACGACTTATGTCAGGCACACGACATTCCGGTTTGGTGCGGAGGCATGATTGAGTCGGGTGTCGGCCGTGCACACAACATTGCGATTACTGCTTTGCCGAACTTTACGATCCCCGGTGATACAGCCGCCTCCAGCCGTTACTGGGAGGAAGACATCGTGGAGAATGGTGTAGAGCTGATGGCCCCCGGTCAATTGGCAGTTCCAGATAGCCCAGGCATCGGTTATACCCTGAACCAAAAGGCGATCGGCAACTATGTGATTCGCACGGCAAACTTCCGGCCTTAA
- a CDS encoding ABC transporter permease, protein MRRYVIKRLLSLVGTLLGVSVLIFLMVHLIPGDPATQILGQFATPEAISQMRATLGLDQPLWQQYMRFVGNLFAGDLGTSLFTGEKVWDQIVNRFPITMQLAILSVVIAAIFGILLGTIAAVKQNTIIDRLVVLTSLLGISAPGFWIALFLIWIFAYKLALFPISGYEGIHSLLLPAITLGMAEAGMIARMTRSSMLEVIKQDYMRTAEAKGAALFRVILSHGLPNAIIPVITMLGLQFGSLLAGAVVVETVFTLQGIGSLAIEAISKRDMPTIQGMVFFMALIFALTNLIVDLIYSRIDPRIHFD, encoded by the coding sequence ATGCGCCGATATGTCATAAAAAGATTACTTTCCCTGGTGGGTACACTGCTTGGCGTATCCGTCCTGATCTTCTTGATGGTGCACCTCATTCCGGGCGATCCCGCAACACAAATACTCGGACAGTTTGCAACACCAGAGGCCATCAGTCAAATGAGAGCGACGCTCGGTCTTGATCAACCACTGTGGCAGCAATACATGCGGTTTGTCGGAAACCTGTTCGCAGGCGATTTGGGAACATCGTTATTCACTGGCGAAAAGGTATGGGATCAGATTGTCAACCGTTTCCCGATCACCATGCAGCTTGCCATCCTTAGTGTGGTTATTGCCGCAATATTCGGCATTTTGTTGGGCACGATTGCTGCCGTCAAGCAAAACACCATCATCGATCGGCTTGTGGTGCTTACCTCCTTACTCGGTATTTCGGCACCCGGCTTCTGGATTGCCTTGTTTCTCATCTGGATTTTTGCTTACAAGCTGGCCTTGTTTCCGATTTCCGGCTATGAAGGGATTCACTCCTTGCTGCTGCCAGCGATCACCTTGGGGATGGCGGAAGCGGGAATGATCGCCCGAATGACCCGCTCCAGCATGCTGGAAGTCATCAAGCAGGATTACATGCGGACAGCAGAGGCCAAGGGGGCGGCGCTTTTCCGAGTCATTTTGAGCCACGGTTTACCGAACGCCATTATTCCTGTTATCACGATGTTAGGCTTGCAGTTTGGTTCGCTTCTGGCTGGAGCTGTGGTCGTGGAAACCGTATTTACTCTGCAAGGGATCGGCAGCCTGGCGATTGAGGCGATCAGTAAACGGGATATGCCGACCATACAGGGCATGGTATTTTTCATGGCGTTGATTTTTGCCTTAACCAATTTGATCGTGGATCTCATTTACAGCCGGATTGATCCGCGAATCCATTTCGACTAA